A single genomic interval of Malania oleifera isolate guangnan ecotype guangnan chromosome 13, ASM2987363v1, whole genome shotgun sequence harbors:
- the LOC131145741 gene encoding protein DYAD, with product MGSNRNVIEHIVFEWPLQVSEKTEMSVTVKFPSMTSVCRFFQGGTSEESKDQEYPALDDSFVMGVKLAGKVLHRQIPSEEFHEQRRSKGFWLVSPHATGGDTFSSPPSLSAFGDGSSKSGSCLSELKCTGMTQWGVRRQVNFIDRHGANTLRDSSEHVKEEKNANEEGEEDDTLTGEPHEGSKKSRKRKRDGSSRLQHVRTMGTDQKQKQICVYSKNKQKVLKSSKDRWSAERYKLAEKNMLEILRAKGAIYGNPILRPALRAEARKKIGDTGLLDHLLKHMAGKVAPGGSERFQRRHNADGAMEYWLESADLVLIRKEAGVEDPYWTPPPGWKPGDNPTQDPVCARELKLLREEIAQMKRDMQGLVSKKQEDSQLAIVTQNSSATDQNSETNSSLIVPLKDKYEELVKRKAKIEEQLLEISNSLSALELEMGMLTPKKVVEESSSCRLQSSAIILCRSTGGGADKQRDLGDHHQADGSRNYRVETSVVAENDKKGGDGDGSDGDKKGKEEVENEEKGIIIWTNSTKSNDHKHNESKNGEEEDDKEAKRQRLRSGFRICRPYGTFLWPSTSTATAAASATNSTTTCSPSDNKSQQQVVVVPVEDHLMVPSPPTSASSSGAPPRLFSPPPLPPQYHNRPPKPMDRLCPVRPLAERRAVKVTISTVAPAAYYLSQLADIGHDHDHGTPGSATSASTRLSNAAMGKKSSLINLNEVPTTMTTATSPTGLLRGSQSHTHHATVPTAPAPPRLLPCTETQGMKAWEVHSRGYAAASCVAGGGDTWLALATPSSTSVDNSNRG from the exons ATGGGTTCGAACCGTAAtg TTATTGAACATATAGTTTTTGAGTGGCCTTTGCAGGTGAGCGAAAAGACTGAGATGAGCGTGACAGTGAAGTTCCCAAGCATGACGTCTGTGTGTAGATTCTTCCAAGGCGGAACCAGTGAGGAATCGAAAGACCAGGAGTATCCTGCACTCGACGACAGTTTCGTGATGGGAGTAAAATTGGCCGGAAAAGTGCTTCACCGGCAGATCCCATCCGAGGAGTTCCATGAGCAGAGGCGATCAAAGGGTTTCTGGCTTGTGTCACCTCACGCAACTGGTGGGGATACCTTCTCAAGCCCACCTTCTCTGTCAGCGTTTGGGGACGGGAGTTCTAAGAGCGGTTCTTGCCTGTCTGAACTGAAGTGTACCGGAATGACTCAGTGGGGTGTAAGGAGACAAGTGAACTTCATCGATAGGCATGGAGCGAACACCCTGCGAGATTCATCGGAGCatgttaaagaagaaaaaaatgcaAATGAAGAAGGTGAAGAAGACGACACTTTGACAGGAGAACCGCACGAGGGATCCAAAAAAAGCCGGAAGAGAAAACGAGATGGCTCTAGCCGATTGCAGCACGTAAGAACAATGGGGACGGATCAGAAGCAAAAACAAATCTGCGTTTACAGTAAGAACAAACAGAAAGTGTTGAAAAGCTCCAAAGACAGATGGTCTGCAGAGAG ATACAAGCTGGCGGAGAAGAACATGTTGGAGATACTGAGGGCGAAGGGGGCAATATATGGGAATCCAATTCTGCGGCCTGCTCTGAGGGCGGAGGCTAGGAAGAAGATTGGGGATACGGGGCTGCTGGACCACCTACTGAAGCACATGGCGGGGAAGGTGGCGCCGGGAGGGAGCGAGCGATTCCAGAGACGGCACAATGCGGATGGGGCAATGGAATACTGGTTGGAGAGCGCCGATCTGGTTCTTATTAGGAAGGAGGCTGGGGTTGAAGACCCTTACTGGACTCCGCCGCCGGGATGGAAGCCTGGGGATAACCCCACTCAGGACCCCGTATGTGCTAGAGAACTGAAGCTGCTCAGGGAAGAGATTGCTCAGATGAAGAg agaTATGCAGGGGCTGGTATCCAAAAAGCAGGAAGATAGCCAATTAGCTATTGTGACTCAGAATTCTTCTGCTACAGACCAGAACTCGGAAACTAACAGTTCATTAATAGTTCCATTAAAG GATAAGTATGAAGAATTGGTGAAGAGGAAAGCAAAGATTGAGGAACAACTGTTGGAAATATCAAATTCTTTAAGCGCCTTGGAG CTGGAGATGGGAATGCTAACGCCTAAGAAGGTAGTGGAGGAATCAAGCAGCTGCAGGTTACAATCATCAGCAATAATATTGTGTAGGAGTACAGGTGGAGGAGCGGACAAACAGAGGGACTTAGGAGATCATCACCAAGCAGACGGCAGCAGGAATTACAGAGTGGAAACGTCAGTAGTAGCGGAAAACGATAAGAAAGGAGGAGATGGAGATGGATCAGATGGGGATAAAAAAGGCAAAGAAGAAGTAGAGAATGAAGAAAAGGGGATAATAATATGGACAAACAGTACTAAATCTAATGATCATAAGCATAATGAAAGCAAAAATGGGGAAGAAGAAGACGACAAGGAAGCAAAGAGACAGAGGCTCAGAAGCGGGTTCAGGATATGTAGGCCGTATGGGACGTTCCTCTGGCCAAGCACCAGTACTGCCACCGCCGCTGCCTCTGCTACTAACAGTACTACTACCTGCAGCCCATCCGATAACAAGTCCCAGCAGCAGGTGGTGGTGGTCCCTGTCGAGGACCACCTCATGGTCCCTTCCCCTCCCACCTCCGCCTCCTCTTCCGGCGCCCCACCCCGCCTCTTTTCTCCACCTCCTCTTCCGCCCCAATATCACAACCGCCCACCCAAACCCATGGATAGGCTTTGCCCCGTCAGGCCGCTCGCCGAGCGCCGGGCCGTCAAAGTCACCATCTCCACCGTGGCCCCCGCAGCTTATTACCTTTCCCAACTCGCGGATATTGGTCATGATCATGACCATGGCACACCCGGTTCTGCTACTTCTGCTTCTACAAGATTAAGCAACGCCGCGATGGGGAAAAAGTCGTCGCTTATCAACCTGAACGAGGTTCCCACCACGATGACCACCGCCACCTCCCCCACCGGATTGCTTCGCGGGTCCCAATCTCACACACATCACGCTACTGTCCCCACCGCTCCCGCCCCCCCACGT TTGCTACCGTGCACAGAAACGCAGGGGATGAAAGCGTGGGAGGTGCATAGCAGGGGATACGCCGCTGCCTCCTGCGTGGCAGGGGGAGGGGACACGTGGCTTGCATTGGCTACACCCAGCAGTACTTCGGTGGACAATTCCAACCGGGGCTAA